The Rahnella aquatilis CIP 78.65 = ATCC 33071 genomic sequence TTCAGACCATCGCTGAAACCGGCAAAGAGGGCATGGTCATGCCGTCTGAAATCGGTGCAAACCTGTCACTGGGCGGTTCTTCACTGGCGGTCGCGTGGCGTACCAAAAACCCGGAGTTGCGTCAGACTGCGCTGGCCGCAGCGGCTTCAGCGATTGTCGCCGGGATTTCTGAACCGGCTTTGTATGGTGTGGCGCTGCGCCTGAAACGTCCGCTGATTGCCTGTTTAATCAGCGGCTTTATTTGCGGCGGCGTGGCGGGATTAGGCGGACTTGCCAGCCATTCAATGGCGTCGCCGGGGCTGTTTACCAGCGTGCAGTTCTTTGACCCGTCGAATCCGATGAGCATTGTCTGGGTAGCGGGCGTGATGGTCCTCGCCGTGGTGATTTCCTTCTTCACCACGCTGCTGCTCGGATTTGAAGATATTCCGGTGGAAACCGTGACGCCGAAAGAAACAAAAATGGCAGAACCGGCAGCTTCCACCGCCTTTGCGGTTTCGCAAAGCGCAGTTAAATAAATTAAAGAAGAGGATTTCACATGGCAGCATCAGCATTTCCCGAAGGCTTTTTATGGGGCGGCGCGATCGCCGCAAACCAGGCCGAAGGCGGCAGTTTTGAAGGGGGCAAAGGACTGACGACGGTAGATATGATCCCGCATGGCGCGCACCGTCTGGCAGTGAAAACCGGTCAGGAAAAACGTTTCTCGCTGAAAGACGACGAGTTTTATCCGGCGCATCAGGCGATTGATTTCTACCATCGCTACAAAGAAGACATCGCCCTGATGGCGGAAATGGGCTTTACCGTGTTCCGCACCTCGATCGCCTGGAGCCGCCTGTATCCGAACGGTGATGAGCTGGTGCCGAACGCTGAAGGTATCGCGTTTTACCGCGACGTATTTGCGGAATGCAAAAAATACGGCATCGAACCGCTGGTAACGCTGTGCCATTTTGATGTGCCGATGCATCTGGTCATCGAATACGGTTCGTGGCGTAACCGCAAAATGGTGGAGTTTTTCGCCCGCTATGCGCGGACCTGTTTTGAAGCGTTCGACGGGCTGGTGAAATACTGGCTGACCTTCAACGAAATTAACATCCTGCTGCACAGCCCGTTCTCCGGTGCCGGTTTAGTCTTTGAAGAGGGCGAAAATCAGGAGCAGGTGAAATATCAGGCGGCGCATCATGAGCTGGTAGCCAGTGCTTTAGCGACAAAAATTGCCCACGAAATAAACCCGGAGAATCAGGTCGGCTGTATGCTGGCGGGCGGGAATTTCTATCCGCAAACCTGCAAACCGGCTGATGTCTGGGCGGCATTGCAGAAAGACCGCGAAAACCTGTTCTTTATCGATGTGCAGGCACGCGGCGAATATCCGTCGTATACCCGGCGCGTGTTTGCGGAGAAGGGCGTGAACGTGGTCACCGAACCGGGCGACGACGAGATCCTGAAAAATACCGTCGATTTCGTATCCTTTAGCTACTACGCCTCACGCTGTGCGTCGGCAGACATGAACGACAACAACAGCAGCGCGGCGAACATTGTTAAATCACTGAAAAACCCCTATATCGAGGCCAGCGAATGGGGCTGGGGCATTGACCCGCTTGGCCTGCGTATCACCATGAACATGATGTACGACCGCTATCAGAAGCCGTTATTCCTGGTGGAA encodes the following:
- a CDS encoding 6-phospho-beta-glucosidase codes for the protein MAASAFPEGFLWGGAIAANQAEGGSFEGGKGLTTVDMIPHGAHRLAVKTGQEKRFSLKDDEFYPAHQAIDFYHRYKEDIALMAEMGFTVFRTSIAWSRLYPNGDELVPNAEGIAFYRDVFAECKKYGIEPLVTLCHFDVPMHLVIEYGSWRNRKMVEFFARYARTCFEAFDGLVKYWLTFNEINILLHSPFSGAGLVFEEGENQEQVKYQAAHHELVASALATKIAHEINPENQVGCMLAGGNFYPQTCKPADVWAALQKDRENLFFIDVQARGEYPSYTRRVFAEKGVNVVTEPGDDEILKNTVDFVSFSYYASRCASADMNDNNSSAANIVKSLKNPYIEASEWGWGIDPLGLRITMNMMYDRYQKPLFLVENGLGAKDEINAQGEINDDYRISYLREHIRAMGEAITDGVPLIGYTSWGCIDLVSASTGEMSKRYGFVYVDRDDAGNGTLERKRKKSFYWYKKVIASHGVDLD